One part of the Dunckerocampus dactyliophorus isolate RoL2022-P2 chromosome 11, RoL_Ddac_1.1, whole genome shotgun sequence genome encodes these proteins:
- the mcm7 gene encoding DNA replication licensing factor MCM7 codes for MARKDYAAEKDKCKRFLQEFYTEDDNGKKVFKYGVQLVALAHREQVSLFVDLEDVAEEDPELVESVCENAKRYTGLFADAVHDLLPEYKERDIVAKDSLDVYIEHRLMMEQRARDPADTRDTRNQYPPELMRRFELYFKPPSMSKPKVVRDVRADSIGHLVTIRGIVTRATEVKPMMAVATYTCDQCGAETYQPIQSPSFMPLVMCPSQECVTNKSGGRLYLQTRGSKFVKFQELRIQEHSDQVPVGNIPRSMSVYARGENTRLAQPGDHVAITGVFLPLLRTGFRQATQGLLSETYMEAHCITLMNKTEDDELGNEELTDEELRSITEEGFYEKLSGSIAPEIYGHEDVKKALLLLLVGGVEQAPKGMKIRGNINICLMGDPGVAKSQLLSYIDRLAPRSQYTTGRGSSGVGLTAAVMRDPLTGEMTLEGGALVLADLGVCCIDEFDKMADADRTAIHEVMEQQTISIAKAGIMTSLNARCSILAAANPAYGRYNPKKSIEQNIQLPAALLSRFDLLWLIQDKPDADADLRLAQHITYVHQHCRQPPTHFTPIDMKLMRRYIALCKKKQPVVPESLADYITAAYVEMRKEARVSKDTTFTSARTLLSILRLSTALARLRTMDGVEKEDVNEAMRLMEMSKDSLQADKSSGTRVQRPADVIFSLVRELSTEGVSGRGGPGGMVRMSEAEQRCVQRGFTPAQFQEALEEYEELNVWQINQARTRITFV; via the exons ATGGCGCGCAAAGACTACGCGGCGGAGAAAG ataaaTGCAAGAGATTCCTGCAGGAGTTTTACACCGAAGATGACAATGGGAAGAAGGTGTTCAAATACGGAGTGCAACTT GTGGCGCTGGCTCACAGGGAGCAGGTGTCCCTCTTTGTGGATTTGGAAGATGTGGCTGAGGAGGACCCCGAGCTGGTGGAGAGTGTCTGTGAGAACGCCAAGCGCTACACTGGCCTCTTTGCCGACGCCGTGCACGACCTGCTGCCAGAGTACAAAGAGAGAGAT ATCGTTGCCAAGGATTCTTTGGATGTGTACATCGAGCACCGGCTGATGATGGAACAAAGGGCCCGTGACCCCGCGGATACACGTGACACGCGCAACCAATACCCACCAGAACTCATGAGGAGATT CGAGCTCTACTTCAAGCCCCCCAGCATGTCTAAGCCCAAAGTGGTACGCGACGTTCGGGCCGACAGCATCGGGCACCTGGTGACCATCCGGGGCATCGTGACCCGCGCCACCGAGGTCAAGCCCATGATGGCGGTGGCCACATACACCTGCGACCAGTGCGGCGCCGAGACATACCAACCG ATCCAGTCGCCATCCTTCATGCCCCTGGTCATGTGTCCCAGCCAGGAGTGTGTCACCAACAAGTCTGGCGGTCGCCTCTACCTGCAGACCAGAGGCTCCAAGTTTGTGAAATTCCAGGAGCTCCGCATTCAGGAGCAT AGCGACCAGGTGCCCGTTGGCAACATACCTCGAAGTATGTCTGTGTATGCTCGTGGCGAAAACACACGCCTCGCCCAGCCTGGTGACCACGTGGCCATCACGGGAGTCTTCCTGCCTCTCCTGCGCACGGGCTTCAGGCAGGCTACTCAG GGTCTTCTCTCTGAGACTTACATGGAGGCCCACTGCATCACGCTCATGAACAAGACCGAGGATGACGAGCTCGGAAACGAGGAGCTGACGGATGAAGAGCTGCGCAGCATCACCG AGGAAGGATTCTACGAGAAACTGTCTGGCTCGATCGCGCCTGAGATTTACGGCCACGAGGATGTGAAGAAGGCTCTGCTCCTGCTGCTGGTTGGTGGTGTGGAGCAAGCGCCGAAGGGCATGAAGATCAGAG GTAACATTAACATCTGCCTAATGGGAGACCCTGGAGTGGCCAAATCCCAGCTCTTGTCCTACATCGACCGCCTGGCTCCTCGCA GCCAGTACACGACAGGTCGAGGTTCATCAGGCGTGGGTCTGACGGCAGCTGTGATGCGCGACCCCCTGACCGGGGAGATGACCCTCGAAGGTGGCGCCCTCGTGCTAGCCGACCTGGGCGTGTGCTGCATCGACGAGTTTGACAAGATGGCCGATGCCGACCGCACGGCCATTCACGAAGTGATGGAACAGCAGACTATCTCCATCGCCAAG GCCGGCATCATGACCTCGCTGAACGCCCGCTGCTCCATCCTGGCCGCCGCCAACCCGGCGTACGGCCGCTACAACCCCAAGAAGAGCATTGAGCAGAACATCCAGCTGCCGGCCGCGCTGCTATCGCGTTTTGACCTGCTCTGGCTCATCCAGGACAAGCCGGACGCTGACGCCGACCTGCGTCTGGCCCAGCACATCACCTACGTGCACCAGCACTGCCGACAGCCCCCCACGCACTTCACCCCCATTGACATGAAACTCATGAG GCGATACATTGCACTTTGTAAGAAGAAGCAGCCCGTGGTGCCCGAGTCGTTGGCTGACTACATCACCGCTGCCTACGTGGAGATGAGGAAGGAGGCACGGGTCAGCAAGGACACCACCTTCACATCGGCGCGTACCCTGCTCTCCATCCTCCGCCTCTCCACCGCGTTG GCCCGCCTCCGCACGATGGATGGCGTGGAGAAGGAGGACGTCAACGAGGCTATGAGGCTGATGGAGATGTCCAAGGATTCGCTGCAAGCCGACAAGTCCAGCGGAACAAG GGTTCAGCGTCCGGCCGACGTCATCTTCTCTCTGGTGCGCGAGCTGTCCACGGAGGGCGTCTCTGGCCGCGGCGGGCCCGGCGGCATGGTCCGCATGTCGGAGGCGGAGCAGCGGTGCGTCCAGCGAGGCTTCACTCCCGCCCAGTTCCAGGAGGCCCTGGAGGAGTACGAGGAACTCAACGTGTGGCAGATCAACCAGGCTCGCACCCGCATCACCTTTGtctga